Proteins encoded within one genomic window of Tabrizicola piscis:
- a CDS encoding DMT family transporter, with protein MGGASRSGGRRGGAAGDKSGDEADQQMTETPNRTLAAAGAVLIYACVIAFTDNYVRVIAADGGLWQFHATRTAMAVVLLALLAVPLGLRLRPRRFGAVFARSAIHGAAMLIYFGALAFLPVAQVAAGLFTAPIFVLLIQRLAYGQSISLLQVLAVAVGFVGVVMVLGPEAMSGATFAALLPVIAGALYAMGNIATRQWCAGESAETLVAGFFGMLGVLGLIGMAVLWLMPVAVPEGAEGFLQRGAVWPTGSFLWWTFVQAAGSLLGVGMIIKAYQIADASKVSVFEYIILPASAAWGFFLWGETLSWLAVAGMALIALAGILIARQSPTASRQ; from the coding sequence ATGGGCGGCGCGTCGCGATCAGGCGGGCGCAGGGGCGGGGCGGCAGGCGACAAGTCGGGGGATGAGGCAGATCAGCAGATGACCGAGACCCCGAACCGAACCCTTGCTGCGGCAGGTGCAGTCCTGATCTATGCCTGCGTCATCGCGTTCACCGACAACTATGTGCGGGTGATCGCGGCGGATGGGGGGCTGTGGCAGTTCCATGCCACGCGCACGGCGATGGCGGTGGTGTTGCTGGCGCTGTTGGCGGTGCCGCTGGGCCTGCGCCTGCGTCCGCGCCGGTTTGGTGCGGTGTTTGCCCGGTCGGCAATCCATGGCGCTGCGATGCTGATCTACTTCGGTGCGCTGGCCTTTCTACCGGTTGCCCAGGTGGCGGCAGGCCTGTTCACCGCGCCGATCTTTGTGCTTTTGATCCAGCGCCTTGCCTATGGCCAATCGATCAGCCTTTTGCAGGTGTTGGCGGTCGCCGTAGGCTTTGTCGGCGTCGTCATGGTGCTGGGGCCTGAGGCGATGTCGGGGGCCACTTTTGCGGCGCTTCTGCCGGTGATTGCCGGGGCGCTTTACGCGATGGGCAATATCGCCACGCGGCAGTGGTGCGCCGGCGAAAGCGCCGAGACTCTGGTGGCTGGGTTCTTCGGCATGCTGGGGGTGCTGGGGCTGATCGGGATGGCCGTGCTGTGGCTGATGCCGGTCGCTGTGCCAGAAGGGGCTGAGGGCTTTCTGCAACGCGGGGCGGTCTGGCCGACGGGAAGCTTTCTTTGGTGGACCTTTGTGCAAGCCGCCGGGTCCTTGCTTGGGGTCGGGATGATCATCAAGGCCTACCAGATTGCTGATGCCTCGAAAGTGTCGGTCTTTGAATACATCATCCTGCCCGCCTCGGCGGCCTGGGGGTTCTTTCTGTGGGGCGAGACGTTGTCTTGGCTGGCTGTGGCCGGAATGGCGCTGATCGCGCTGGCGGGTATCCTGATCGCGCGTCAGTCGCCAACCGCTTCGCGCCAGTGA